GCAGCGTCCTCTTGCAATTATCGCGGCCTATAATGAGGCCGATGTTATTGAAGAAGTGATTGCCGATTTCGTTTCTCACGGGTGCGATGTCCGCCTCATAGACAATTGGTCATCGGATGGAACCTGGGAGGCGATGCTACGCGTCCAGGGTCGCTTCCCGGGTGCGATCACCGCCGAGCGGTACCCTGCCGAGGGCCCAGAAGCCACGTGCGAGTGGCAGGCGATCCTTCGACGAAAAGCCGAGATTGCCGCGGAATTCCCGGGACGCTGGATCATCCACTCGGATGCAGACGAACTTCGACGCTGTCCTTTCGAAGGACGAACGCTTGCAGAAGGACTTTCGATTGCAGAGGATCTTGGATGTACGCGCGTAGATTTCAACGTTGTTAATTATCTGCCGACTGACGAGCGGGAGTATGAGTCTGGAACGCTTGAAAAACATTTCAATTTTTATGAATATGAAACACGATCCGGGCATTTTCCTCAGAAGAACGCGTGGCTACAGGGTCAAAAGGCGGTCGACCTGGCCTCGACTGGGGGACATACCGCCGTTTTCCCCGGCGCCATAGATTTTTGCTACAGATTTTTAGTGAAGCATTACCCGATTCGATCCGAAAATCATGGTCGTCGCAAGATACTAACTGAACGTCAAGGAAGATGGTCGCTCAGAGAGCGGCAAGAGTTGGGATGGCATACACATCATGACAAATATGATGCCGATTCGCGTTTCACATTTGACCGATCGGCGCTCCTCAGTCATGAGGAATTTTGGGCCGACAACTTTCTTCTGCTAGTCTCCGATCTTGTCGAGCGCAGGGTCAAGGCAGGTCACAAGCCGTAACAGTGAGCGTCACAATCGGTCGTCGTCGGCGCGCTGGGTTGCGCCTGAGGCGATAACGACCGCCGGTTGGAGAGACCGGCTGGCGTAGGCACGAGAACGAGAAAGCCCCGCTCGGCGTTCGCCGGCGGGGCTGAAGGCGGATTCTCGCAGATCCAGCGAAATCTCCGGCCAAGGGGTCGGCGGCGCAGCGGGGCTCGGTCCGGTCATCACCGGGCACTGGTCGTCGATGCGACTGGGAGCGTCGGCGCGATGCACATCGACGTCTCTCGCGTCTTCGTTGACGCTGCTCGCCGCCTATGCAAGGAGCCGTTGCCCAGATTTCCTGGAGGGGCAATGTCGGGGAATGATGCGCTCATGAAGGCCTTGGCTGATGTGAGCGAACGGAGAGCGGCGCTCGAGGTCGAGTACGAGCGCATCGGGGCGGAGCTGGCCAAGCTCCGGCTCGCCGAGAACGCGCTCCGGGCGATCATCGAGGATACGCCGATCGAGGAGCTCGGCCTGTCGCTGCCGTCCTCGGGTGCGGCCTCCGGCCCGGACCGGGGCGAGCCGCGGGCGAGCGGGCGGCGCGGCCCGCGGGGGCCGCGGGCGAACTCGACCAAGGGGCGGCTGAAGGCGCTGATCGACGGGGCGGGGCCGCAGGGCCTGTCGCAGCCACAGATCCTGCGCGCCCTGCCGGATGCGGCGCCGGCGACCATCAACGCCTATCTCAGCGCCATGGTCACCGCCGGCGAGGCGCTGCAGGCTGGCAACTTCTACACCAAGGTCCGGACCCGGGACGACGAGGTCGAGTCCCCGAACGAGGCCGACGACGAGATTGACGACGAGAACGCCTTCGACGGCGAGGCCGACGAGAACGGACCGCCCGGCAAGGCCTGATCCGGCACGCCGCGTGCGCTCGCGCACCGGCCGGCGAGGAAGAAGCGCGCACATCCTGGCCACGCCCGGCCGGTTTCTCGTCGCGTCCCACCCGGGCGCGACGACTTGCCGGCCGAGGGCGGTGGCGGCCGGGGCCCGATCGGCCTAGGTGATCCGCCACCCTGTGAGTGCCTCTCACGCAATGCCCCGTCACGGCCCGCCGTCGGCCCGGGCGTGGCGCGGGCGACGCCCAAGCCCCAGGACGCCCGGGATCGGATGACACCCATCATCGCCATCGACAACCTGTCGAAGACCTACGCCTCGGGTCACGCCGCGCTCAAGCGCGTCGACCTCGACGTTCGCCAGGGCGAGATCTTCGCCCTGCTCGGGCCGAACGGCGCGGGCAAGACGACCCTCATCAGCATCATCTGCGGCATCGTCACGCCGAGCACCGGCACGGTGACGGTCGGCGGCCACGACATCCTGGCGGCGCCGCGCGGCGCGCGGCGGCTGATCGGCCTCGTGCCGCAGGAGCTCACGGCGGACGCCTTCGAGACCGTGTGGGCGACGGTGAGCTTCAGCCGCGGGCTGTTCGGCCTCAAGCCCGACCCCGCCCACGTCGAACAGGTGCTCCGCGACCTGTCGCTGTGGGAGAAGCGCGACGCCAAGATCATGACCCTGTCGGGGGGCATGAAGCGCCGGGTGCTGATCGCCAAGGCGCTGGCGCACGAGCCGCGCATCCTCTTCCTCGACGAGCCCACCGCCGGCGTCGACGTGGCGCTCCGCCAGGACATGTGGCGCATGGTGCGCCGCCTGCGCGAGCAGGGCGTCACGGTGATCCTCACCACCCACTACATCGAGGAGGCCGAGGAGATGGCCGACCGGGTCGGGGTGATCGCCAAGGGCGAGATCGTTCTCGTCGAGGAGAAGGCCGAGCTGATGCGCAAGCTCGGCCGCAAGGAGCTGACGCTCCAGCTCCACGAGCCGCTTCCCGCCCTGCCGCCCGCGCTCGCCGGCCACGCCCTCGCCCTCTCGGCGGACGGCACGGCGCTGACCTACACCTACGACACCAAGGCGGAGCGCACCGGCATCACCGGAATCCTCACCGAGCTTGCCGCCGCCGGCATCCGCTTCCGCGATCTCCAGACCCGGCAGAGCTCGCTCGAGGACATCTTCGTCGATCTCGTGAGGGACCGCGCATGAACTGGCCCGCCGTCCGCGCCATCTACGGCTTCGAGATGCACCGCGCCTTCCGTACGCTGCTCCAGAGCATCGTCGCGCCGGTGATCTCGACCTCGCTCTACTTCGTGGTGTTCGGCGCCGCGATCGGCGGCCGGATCACCTCGGTCGACGGCGTGCCCTACGGCGCCTTCATCGTGCCGGGGCTGATCATGCTGACGCTGCTCACCCAGAGCATCGCCAACGCCTCCTTCGGCATCTACTTCCCGCGCTTCTCCGGCACGATCTACGAGATCCTCTCGGCGCCGATCTCGGCGGTGGAGATCGTCGCCGGCTATGTCGGGGCGGCGGCGACCAAGTCGATCATGCTCGGGCTGATCATCCTGGCGACCTCGTCGCTGTTCGTGCCGCTGCGCATCGAGCACCCGTTCGTGATGGTGCTGTTCCTGGTGCTGACCGCCGTCACCTTCAGCCTGTTCGGCTTCGTGATCGGCCTGTGGGCGGACGGGTTCGAGAAGCTGCAGCTGGTGCCGCTCCTCATCGTCACCCCGCTGACCTTCTTAGGCGGCAGCTTCTACTCGATCGACATGCTGCCGCCCCTGTGGCGGGCGGTCAGCCTCGCCAACCCGGTGGTCTACCTGATCAGCGGCTTCCGCTGGAGCTTCTACGGCCATTCCGACGTCAACCCGGCGGTGAGCCTCGGCATGGCGTTCGTGTTCCTGATCGCCTGCCTGGCGGCGGTGGCGTGGATCTTCCGCACCGGGTACCGTCTCAAGAGCTGAGCGGGCGCGCGGACCAATCCCGAATACCCCCTCTGCCCTGGCCGCGGGGCTCGCCCGACGATTCGGGCGGGCGCCCGGTCGATCGTCCGTGCAAGATCTCGCACCGGATCAGCGTCCGATCGCCTCGCGATCGGACGCTGATCCCGGGTCTTTGATTGTGCCGCATCGTCCGACGAACCGGTATCCGCCTCGTCGGGCGATGCTCTGGGGCGACGTCGTCGGAACGGGTCTCGATGAGATCCGCCGGGAAGCGGCGCGCCGTGAGGAGTGCCCATCGTGACCGATCCCGTCGACCTGCCCGCCCACGCTCTCGCCCGCGCCATCGCGACCCGCGCGCTCTCGCCGGTCGAGGCCGTGGAGGCGCATCTCGCCCGCATCGCCCGGCTCGACCCGACGCTGCGGGCCTTCGTCGAGGTCTATGCCGACGACGCCCGTCTCGCCGCGGAGGGCGCCGACCGGATGATCCGCGCCGGGCACGCCGTCGGCCCGCTGCACGGCGTGCCGGTGGCGCTCAAGGACCTGATCGACCTCGAGGGCCGGGTCACCACCGGCGGCTCGGCGCATTTCCGCGAACGGCGCGCCACCGAGACCGCCACCATCGCCCGGCGGATGCTGGCGCAGGGCATGATCGTGCTGGGCAAGACCCACACGGTCGAGTTCGCCTATGGCGGCTGGGGCACCAACCAGCACATGGGCACGCCGCTGAACCCCTGGGACCTCGCGACGCCGCGCACGCCCGGCGGCTCCTCGAGCGGCTCGGGCGTCGCGGTGGCGGCCCGGATGGCGCCCTGGGCGATCGGCACCGATACCGGCGGCTCGGTGCGGCTGCCGGCCTCGTTCTGCGGGCTCACCGGCCTCAAGGTCACGGTCGGCCGCGTCAGCACCGCCGGCATCGTCCCCTTGAGCACCACCCTCGACACGCCGGGGCCGATGGCGCGCAACGTCGAGGACGTGGCGCTCCTCTACACGATCCTGTCGGGGGCCGACCCGCGCGATCCCAACACGCGGGGCATCACGCCGGAGGATCCGATGCCGGTGCTGCACCGCGGGGTGCGGGGCCTTCGCCTCGCCCGGATGCCGGCGTCGGAGCGGGAGGGCGTCTCGTCCGAGATGCTCGCCGCCTACGACGCCTCGCTCGATCAGCTCGCCCGGCTCGGCGCCGAGATCGTCGCGGTCGACCTGCCGTTCCGCTTCGTCGACCTCGTCACCGCCTCGGCGATCGTGACGGCGGAATGCTACTTCCACAACGGCGCCCTGTCCGAGGACCGGGCCCTGCCGCTCGACGAGGACGTCCGCTTGCGCACGCTCGCCGGCGCCGGGGTGAGCGCGCAGGACTACCTGCGCACCCGCCGGATGCAGCAGGAGATGAAGGCGGCCTACGCCCGGGCGATGGACGGGATCGACGCGATCCTGACCCCGACCACCGAGACGGCGGCGATCCCCCTCGAGGCGGTCGACCAGGGCGTGCTGCCCTCGCGCTTCACCCGCTTCGGCAACCTGCTCGAGCTCTGCGCCCTGGCGCTGCCGAACGGGTTCACGGCCGACGGGCTGCCGCTCTCGCTCCAGATCGTCTGCCGCGGCTACGACGAGGCGACGGCGCTCCGCATCGGGCAGGCGTATCAGGGGGCGACCGAGTGGCACCTGCGGGCGCCCTCACTCTGAACGCCGCTCGACATTCGGCGCCGATCGAACGCGCTGCCTGCTGATATCCACCCCGACATCCCGGGGCTCGCCGGAGGCGAGAACCCGGGATCCACGACCGCTGGCGTTGCCTGACGAAGTCGAACGCTCGTCGCTTCGTCCTGGACCGTCGGCGATTATGGATCCGGAGTTCCGCTGCGCGGACCCAGGATGACGATGGAGGATCGATGCTCCATCTCCGCGAACCTCACGGGTGATCCAGAAGCATTGCGCCCCCGGACGGGATCCGTCCGGGGGCGCAAACTCTTCGTCGGAAGCCGAAGGCCGCTCAGCCCCGGCGCAGGGCCGCCGCGTCCGGAAGCGGCTGGCGCTTGGCCCGGGCGACCGCCTGGAGCGGATCGGGCCGGGGGGTCACGGCGTCGAGGATGTCGCGGCCGAGCGCCTCGGCGAGGCAGGCATAGCCCTGGTCGCCCATGTGGAACCGGTCCGGCGACAGCATGCCGGCGAGCAGGGCCGGATCCTGCCGGTTCCAGCCCTTCATCAGGGCGTAGCGCGAGAAGACCGGCACCTCGGCGCTCGTCGCCACCGAAGCGACGAGGCCGACGAAGCGCTCGTAGCGGGCGTGGTCGGGGATCGCCGGGTAGTATTGCTGGTCGAGGATGATCAGGTCGCTGCCGGCGGCGCGCACCAGGGCCACGCCCTGCTCGAGCCGGCGCCGGAAGGCGGCCTCGTCGCCGCCGGTGATCGCGTCGTTGGTGCCGACCTGCCAGATCACCAGCTCGGGCTTCACCGGCTGCTTCAGGGCCTCGGCGAGGCGCGCCAGCGTCTGGTCCGCGGTCTCGCCGCCGATGCCCGCATTGGTGACGCCGATCGGGGTGCCGCGCCAGGCCACCCGCAGGGCCTGCTCCAGCAGGTGGGGATAGGTCCGGTCCGGCGCGGTGGCGCCGATGCCCTCGGTCGAGGACGAGCCGATGGCGAGCACCCGCACCGGCTCGCGCCGCGCCACGTGGGCCTCGGTCAGGCCGAGGCTCATCCGCTCCGCCGCCGGCGGCAGCGGGGCCGGGCACGCCGCCGCCGGGAGCGCCGCGACGAGGTGACCGGCGACGACGGCCGCCGACAGGCAGGCCAGCCGGCCCAAGCGAAACCGGAAGGTCATGGCGTTTCCCGAGAGGGGCAGGAGGACGGAGCGATTCGTTCCGCATCTGTCGGGTAACATGCGCGTTACCGGCGATCCAGCCGAAAATGAAGCTGAGCCAAGACGAGCCCCAGGGCTCTGCTCAGGTAGTCAGCGAAACCGGAGACGATCGCGGAAAACTGCTCAGGTTCGGCTCACCGGCGATTAAGCTTGAGCACGGGTTGCCGGTGCGGTCACGCCGCCTCGGCGCCGAGCTTCTCCTTGCGCGAGGCGTTGGCCTTCTGCAGCGTCCGGACGGGATCGCCGAAATGACGCTCCAGCTCGGCCACGGCCGGATCGACCGCGCCGCGCTCGATCAGGTCGACGAGGAGCTGGTGCTCGTCGATGAGCGCCGCGTTCTCGCGGTAGCCGCCCATCAGCATCTGCAGGCACAGCCGGGTCTCGGCCTGGAGCGTGGCGAAGCTGCGGGTCAGCCGCTCGCTGCCGGCCTCGTCGACGATGCGGCGGTGGAACTGCATGTCGAGGTCGGCGACCTGCGCCCAGTCCTTGCGCCGCACCGCGGCCTTCATCTGGCGCACGATGCCCGCGAGGTCGCGCACCACGCCGCCGCGCTCGGGGACCTCGAGGATGCGGCGCATCGCGACGAGTTCGAGGGAGCGGCGCACGAAGTAGATGTCGATCAGGTCGGAGGGGGCGAGCTCGGGCACGAACACGCCGCGATGCGGCTCGCTGCGCAGCAGGCCCTCCTGGATCAGGCGCTGCAACGCCTCGCGCACCGGCCCGCGGCTGACCCCGAAGGTCGAGGCCAGCTCCATCTCGTTGAGCTGCGAGCCGAGCGGGTAGGTGCCGTCGAGGATCGAGGCGCGGATCTGCTCGGCGATCTGGCCGGACAGGGTGGTGCGGGGCAGGCGCCTGGCCGCCGGGGCGGGCTTCGCGTTCGTGTCGTTCCGGCTCGCCATGTCGCTCAGGTCCCGCTCATGGGTCGGACACCAGTCCTAGTGCAGGACGTCCTGCAGACGATAATACGCGCCGACGAAGGGAAGGAACCAGGGCGGGCCGAAATGCCCGGGGATGGCCTTCCAGTCCCAGCCCGCGAAGGGATTGCGCTCGCTGCGCCCCTCCAGCACGTCGGCCATCACCTGCCCCATATGGGTCGCCATCTGGGTGCCGTGGCCGCTATAGCCCATCGAGTAGTACAGCCCGTCGCGGATGCCGGCCCGCGGCAGGCGGTCGGCGGTCATGTCGACGACGCCGCCCCAGCAATAGTCGATCCGCGCGCGGGCGAGTTCCGGAAACACCTCGTCGAGGGCGCGGCGCAGCACGCGGCCGCTCTTCTCGTCCGAGAGCGGGTTCGACACCGCGAACCGGGCCCGGCCGCCGAACAGGAGCCGGTCGTCGGGCGTGACCCGGAAATAGCAGCCGACATTCTTCGAGTTGGTCGCCATGCGGCGGGTCGGCATCAGCCGGTCGAGCACGGCGTGCGGCAGCGGCTCGGTGACGATCACGAACGAGCCGACCGGCACGATGCGGCGGCGGAACCAGCCGAGCGGCCCGACCATCGAGGCGCCGGTCGCCATCAGCACCTGGTCGGCGGTCAGCGTGCCGCGGGCGGTGGCGACCTCGTGGGCGGTGCCCTCGAGCCGGCGCAGGCCGGTGACCGGCGCGTTCTCGAACACCGCGGCGCCGTGGCCGGCGGCCGCCCGGGCGAGCCCGCGGGCGAACTTGCCGACATGCAGGCCGCCGCTCTTGGCGTAGACGAGGCCGCCGTGGAACGCGTCCGATCCGAC
The sequence above is drawn from the Methylobacterium terrae genome and encodes:
- a CDS encoding methyltransferase domain-containing protein, with protein sequence MKGEMPRSDQEGYVSDFELPDDYVTRKEEIYFDDVPQAHSDIIYQPEVYDFAEFLLKSTKRSKIIDIGCGSGRKLCSVQAEKRIGIDFGPNIAACKDLHGNQAEWHDADFTDASCISLSEMADYDSVVVCADVVEHIIDPGVLIALLKACFERGAIVVTSTPDRIRVRGDDHRGPPPNPSHIREWSLDEYKRLLIKQGLVPLFAGYTISDNINRQNKTIITIHDIRLQTIERASPAQRPLAIIAAYNEADVIEEVIADFVSHGCDVRLIDNWSSDGTWEAMLRVQGRFPGAITAERYPAEGPEATCEWQAILRRKAEIAAEFPGRWIIHSDADELRRCPFEGRTLAEGLSIAEDLGCTRVDFNVVNYLPTDEREYESGTLEKHFNFYEYETRSGHFPQKNAWLQGQKAVDLASTGGHTAVFPGAIDFCYRFLVKHYPIRSENHGRRKILTERQGRWSLRERQELGWHTHHDKYDADSRFTFDRSALLSHEEFWADNFLLLVSDLVERRVKAGHKP
- a CDS encoding ABC transporter ATP-binding protein: MTPIIAIDNLSKTYASGHAALKRVDLDVRQGEIFALLGPNGAGKTTLISIICGIVTPSTGTVTVGGHDILAAPRGARRLIGLVPQELTADAFETVWATVSFSRGLFGLKPDPAHVEQVLRDLSLWEKRDAKIMTLSGGMKRRVLIAKALAHEPRILFLDEPTAGVDVALRQDMWRMVRRLREQGVTVILTTHYIEEAEEMADRVGVIAKGEIVLVEEKAELMRKLGRKELTLQLHEPLPALPPALAGHALALSADGTALTYTYDTKAERTGITGILTELAAAGIRFRDLQTRQSSLEDIFVDLVRDRA
- a CDS encoding ABC transporter permease, with translation MNWPAVRAIYGFEMHRAFRTLLQSIVAPVISTSLYFVVFGAAIGGRITSVDGVPYGAFIVPGLIMLTLLTQSIANASFGIYFPRFSGTIYEILSAPISAVEIVAGYVGAAATKSIMLGLIILATSSLFVPLRIEHPFVMVLFLVLTAVTFSLFGFVIGLWADGFEKLQLVPLLIVTPLTFLGGSFYSIDMLPPLWRAVSLANPVVYLISGFRWSFYGHSDVNPAVSLGMAFVFLIACLAAVAWIFRTGYRLKS
- a CDS encoding amidase, which produces MTDPVDLPAHALARAIATRALSPVEAVEAHLARIARLDPTLRAFVEVYADDARLAAEGADRMIRAGHAVGPLHGVPVALKDLIDLEGRVTTGGSAHFRERRATETATIARRMLAQGMIVLGKTHTVEFAYGGWGTNQHMGTPLNPWDLATPRTPGGSSSGSGVAVAARMAPWAIGTDTGGSVRLPASFCGLTGLKVTVGRVSTAGIVPLSTTLDTPGPMARNVEDVALLYTILSGADPRDPNTRGITPEDPMPVLHRGVRGLRLARMPASEREGVSSEMLAAYDASLDQLARLGAEIVAVDLPFRFVDLVTASAIVTAECYFHNGALSEDRALPLDEDVRLRTLAGAGVSAQDYLRTRRMQQEMKAAYARAMDGIDAILTPTTETAAIPLEAVDQGVLPSRFTRFGNLLELCALALPNGFTADGLPLSLQIVCRGYDEATALRIGQAYQGATEWHLRAPSL
- a CDS encoding SGNH/GDSL hydrolase family protein, with protein sequence MTFRFRLGRLACLSAAVVAGHLVAALPAAACPAPLPPAAERMSLGLTEAHVARREPVRVLAIGSSSTEGIGATAPDRTYPHLLEQALRVAWRGTPIGVTNAGIGGETADQTLARLAEALKQPVKPELVIWQVGTNDAITGGDEAAFRRRLEQGVALVRAAGSDLIILDQQYYPAIPDHARYERFVGLVASVATSAEVPVFSRYALMKGWNRQDPALLAGMLSPDRFHMGDQGYACLAEALGRDILDAVTPRPDPLQAVARAKRQPLPDAAALRRG
- a CDS encoding GntR family transcriptional regulator — encoded protein: MASRNDTNAKPAPAARRLPRTTLSGQIAEQIRASILDGTYPLGSQLNEMELASTFGVSRGPVREALQRLIQEGLLRSEPHRGVFVPELAPSDLIDIYFVRRSLELVAMRRILEVPERGGVVRDLAGIVRQMKAAVRRKDWAQVADLDMQFHRRIVDEAGSERLTRSFATLQAETRLCLQMLMGGYRENAALIDEHQLLVDLIERGAVDPAVAELERHFGDPVRTLQKANASRKEKLGAEAA
- a CDS encoding NAD(P)/FAD-dependent oxidoreductase, with translation MKLASYWLETAPPFTAGSPGPAEGRFDVAVVGGGFTGLSAALALSKRGAKVAVLEAATVGSAASGRNGGQCNNGFASDYRAIVGRFGEERAAALYHAYDAAVDSVERLVREEAIDCDFRRTGKIKLAAKPEHYDKLQRTHEAVSRRADPDTRLVNAAEIRREVGSDAFHGGLVYAKSGGLHVGKFARGLARAAAGHGAAVFENAPVTGLRRLEGTAHEVATARGTLTADQVLMATGASMVGPLGWFRRRIVPVGSFVIVTEPLPHAVLDRLMPTRRMATNSKNVGCYFRVTPDDRLLFGGRARFAVSNPLSDEKSGRVLRRALDEVFPELARARIDYCWGGVVDMTADRLPRAGIRDGLYYSMGYSGHGTQMATHMGQVMADVLEGRSERNPFAGWDWKAIPGHFGPPWFLPFVGAYYRLQDVLH